Proteins from one Anthonomus grandis grandis unplaced genomic scaffold, icAntGran1.3 ctg00000301.1, whole genome shotgun sequence genomic window:
- the LOC126749553 gene encoding uncharacterized protein LOC126749553 encodes MSSWTRAAGCGRSGYAPENLNKELVVRYCNQILGILMDCLDYHNLGNESELILESLQSFSKLLNSLPGYKFSSFQVTGAVRIKLLFSQEDPRLRRSSIQLLGDLATSFGQETNLEAFKDRVRSKGTSSLYSCIYALQTCILSRPVKVQCRRLALIWIFRRYTA; translated from the exons ATGTCCAGCTGGACCAGAGCTGCTGGGTGCGGAAGGTCGGGGTATGCCCCGGAGAATTTGAATAAGGAGCTCGTGGTGCGGTACTGCAATCAGATACTGGGCATTTTAATGGACTGTTTGGATTATCACAATTTGGG GAACGAAAGCGAGCTGATCCTGGAGTCCCTGCAATCCTTCTCGAAACTCCTGAACAGTTTGCCAGGGTACAAATTCAGTTCCTTTCAAGTTACCGGAGCAGTGAGGATCAAGTTGCTATTCAGTCAAGAGGATCCACGTCTAAGGAGATCCTCGATCCAGTTATTAGGAGATCTGGCAACATCCTTTGGCCAGGAGACCAATTTGGAGGCATTCAAGGATCGAGTGAGATCCAAGGGAACCTCATCACTTTACTCTTGCATCTATGCGCTCCAGACGTGTATATTGTCAAG GCCTGTAAAAGTACAATGCAGAAGGTTGGCCCTTATCTGGATTTTCCGGAGGTATACCGCATGA